One window of the Ictidomys tridecemlineatus isolate mIctTri1 chromosome 11, mIctTri1.hap1, whole genome shotgun sequence genome contains the following:
- the Ncmap gene encoding noncompact myelin-associated protein has protein sequence MAGQGHMESGHAPPHQQGLKDPVPLPWRRGRLPLRSWDCAPVAPLAPLPSAGSGAIVAAIVVVVIVIFTVVLILLKMYNRKMRIRRELEPKSPKPAAPSALNPNSSSSQQPAAATFGPADVHVETR, from the exons ATGGCAGGACAGGGCCACATGGAGAGTGGCCACGCACCTCCCCACCAACAGGGCTTGAAGGACCCCGTCCCCCTTCCCTGGCGCAGAGGGCGCCTCCCCCTCCGCTCTTGGGACTGCGCGCCAGTTGCCCCCTtggctcccctcccctctgcaggTTCTGGAGCCATCGTCGCCGCCATCGTGGTGGTTGTCATCGTCATCTTCACCGTGGTTCTGATCCTGCTGAAGATGTACAACAG GAAGATGAGGATCAGGCGGGAGCTGGAGCCCAAGAGCCCCAAGCCGGCTGCCCCTTCTGCCCTGAACccaaacagcagcagcagccagcagCCCGCAGCGGCGACCTTCGGCCCGGCTGATGTCCACGTGGAGACCCGGTGA